The stretch of DNA GAGTATCAGCCCTGTATGAAGCCCCTTCACTGACTGCCTGTGATGTTACTCAATTTAAAAGCTTTAACTTGTATATTTGACCTTTATCTGAGCAAGGGTCAGGGTACTTAAAGGAATGTCTGAGATATCGCTAGGAACAAATTAAGGTCAGTAATTATGATACGATACAATAGGTACTTATAGACCGCCAACTCCCAGTAAACTGGTTCGAAGCGGGTTACaagcaacaaaaatgaaaatacaaacaAGAAGAGTTTTCTAACCTTTACAAAAATACAGATAAGTTAGCACTGTTCTAAAGTTTAATAGGTAAAGAATAACAAAATTGAACAGCCTGCTATACAAAAGTTGACTGCAAAAAGCTTTTATATTTAATTCCACAGTAGGATGGAAAATAAATAGGTCCCTGCCCTAGAGGTGGCAGataataatggaaaagaaaaaaaaaataaaaaccagcctTCAAAAAGCTTTTAAACCCAACAAGCCAACCTAAAAGAAACTCGGGTTTTTATAGGAAATCAATGCAGTCCTATCAGACACGCCGTGATGTGGTCAAACCACCTCTCCTCAAATATCAGCTTTGCTACAGTGTTTTACAAGATCTGTAATCTAGCTATAGAGGAAGCAGATAAAAGGTTATATAAGCCATTACAATAATATAAATAGGATAAAATTATAGACTGAACCAAAATAGCAAAATGTTTTTCAGTAAACACTGCACGAATAAGTtgatgtaatttaaaaattgagGCACTCTTCCTAattcctttatttaaaaaaaaaaaaaaaaaaaagagagagagactaagcAGATAAAGATGAGGTACAGAGCTTTCTCCGTCTCTCCAGTTACAAACTTTTTGCTTAAGGATTAGCAAACTATATAATCTTCAAACAGGAACTTAAAACTGGATCATCTGCTCCAGTGTATCCAGAGTACCAGGATTAGAATTCTAATGGATATAAGATTATAGTTGGCATCAATGCTTCAGACAGATTTATGTAGGCAAAGAGATAGCTGCTATAGTAATATGCTTCCAAAATAACCTATTTTATAACACTACCAGATGAATACATGTCACTGTGCAATGCTGTGTATTCAGGTACAATATGTCCCTTCTTTAGAGAGCTCACCATCTAACTGGGAACCTGAAGTTTGCTTGCATCATTTTTAGTTAaatacttatatatttatttattacaggtctatagagctctgtgcatttctggtcatTACATAATGTTGCAGCCTGCTAGgggtagtactgacattcatgtggccttctgtgtataaaggttgcccacccatgctctaaccactaggccacttcctcTTCATGTGATAATGATATTTAAGTGCAGAATGCATTGTGACATGAATGTATTACCTATGTTATATTGTACTATATTTTGATGCTGGGTGGGAAAGATTTTATGATTTGAAATTTTAGAATAGATGTTAGGATATTAAAAGTTAATGAGGGATAATGTTTATGTATTGATGTATCAGGCTCTGGACATTATGTCTTACATGCTTTGCCATCAGCAATATCACGGCTAGCAAGCAAAAGATTCAGTTCACTTCAGGAACTCACTGGACAAATTTCCCTCTCCACCGACCAGTTAACTTTTGTCCAGACAATGGAGTTGTTCAGATATAAGATAATTTGTTAAGTATGGGAGAGGCAAGAGACATGCCGAGTGTGGGGTGAGAATTTAACCAGAAAGCACTGAAATTCTACACTATCCAGTATAACCAGTCAAGTCTGGTCAGAAAAGCTGTCCTAAAGTTAGCCAGAAGAGGATAGCGATTTTCAATGGCTCTATTTAACTGGAGAAGTTTTTTTTTGAGATTTCTGGTTAAATGTTAACTAAGTTATCTGGTTAGTTTAGTTAATtttgatttgatatattgcccttCAGGCAAATCAGAGCAGTGTACaattacaaatacaataaaaatgaaaagggGAAAGAAACTCCAATTCAAtgacagggaagagggaaggaaaaaaaaaaatcacactgcTATAAGGGATTATTTTGGTTAGCATTTGTTAAAAAGTGGTCtactatctgttcccttctccctgTAACCATGAAATCTCACAGAACAGCATTATGGGGCATCAGTAAGGAGGAGAAAACAGATGCTGATTGGAGATGAAATAATCTGACAAAGGAGATACGGTTTTGGAACTAAGTTCTCTCACCTGTGCTTGGCAGACACCATCCCATCACTCTGCCGAGTCTGGATTGGATGTGTCTCAGAGGGTGAAACCCATGCCTGCAGAAGTTTCTTCTTGCCAGTGTTTTCAGCCTTATCAGAACTCTCTGCTGTTGGACTTTTCGAAGACTCTGTTCTGTAACTGTGGTTTGTGTTAGAAGGAAGCTGTGAACCGGAAGACGAGGAGAGAGCAGAAGGACTAGAAAAGGAGCGATCAGACAGAAAGGGGTTAGATTTGTTTTGGGAGTTATTTTTATGCACATCAAATCCATCACTTTTGCTGCTTTCTGTTATGTCATTAATCCCCATTAACTGATCTGATTTTTGCTGGTTTGACTTGTTTGGATAAGATACCTGTTTATTGTCCTCAGAAGCTACATTTTGGTTTGCTTTATTGGCTCTAAATTGGTCACTTTGCTTCTCACTCAGGTATGTCCTAGATTTTGGATGCCATGTTTCTTCAGAGAGAATGTGATTTGAGCTCTCCATTTGATCAACAGAATAGGGTctatttgaaggatgttcttcaGAAACTTCTTCCTCCTTGCTTCTGTCCATCAGCCACTCATCTTCTGGTCTCTCTGGGATTACTGGAAGCTCATCTCCCCTGAACAAGTCTTTACTAAAATCAGCCTTACTTTGGGAACCTTTGTCATCATCATCCGTATTATGGCTTTCAAGTGTGGATGCATCTAATAGAACAGGTGTTTTTTCTGGTTCACTCTCAAGTTTAAGAGGACTTTCTTTGTGTACCACAGACTTCAATGCAGAGACTGTCGAGTCAGTCAGAAAGGACTCTGATGTTAAAGAAACACTATTTGTTGAACAGTTAGATTCAATTTTATTTAGTTTTCTTGGCATTGGCTTTGGCGGTACAGGTTTAGATTCTATTTCTGTAATAGATCCTTCCTTCGTTCCTTCCTTCATGGGCTGGGTTTGAACCCTTGCAGCTGCTTTGGGTGGCTCTTTGTGAAGTAATTGGTTATTTGTTGTCTGCTCTTCTGATTTGCTCCttacatcatgaactcctggggtAATCACATCAGCCAAACCTGTGACAGCTCCCTGTTTGTTTGATGCCATCTCATTTAAGAAAAACATGCTTTCATTCCTTTCTTGATGGTCCTCATTTGGGCTTGAAATGGCTTCATGTTTATTTAAAAGAATCAAAGTTGAATCTAACTGATGAATAAATTCTCTCTCTTTCAGCGACTCATCCACTTTGGTTGGGACAAACATTTCTTTGTCTTCACTGTTAGTTCTGATTTTAGAAGAATTCAAAGATGTGATTTTGGTTTTAGAGGAGGAGGTATTAAGGGTATAAACCTCATCACATTTTGAAGAAAACAATCTATTTCCCAGGAATGATTTGACAGTTTGGCCTTCATGAGATTTCTCTTTATGTTGATCAGGTAGGCTTCTATCCTGCAATTCAGCATCCAATGCCTGCAAAGAGTTCaagttttcttttttaccttttatcTCACCCAGAAGGGATTCCACCGAGCTCTTAGCATTTATGCTTTGTTCAGTAAATGGGGTAACAATTTGCACTTCTTTAGTTTCATTGGGTTTCTTAGTAATCATCATTTTCTCCCAAGAGCTGAAAGGCTTTTCAGAATGTGAATTAGAGATATCATCACTAGTAGAACTGTTATTATTTAAAGGCTCATTTTGGGGCTCAGACAGTCCTGAATTAGTGAGGCTCTCTTTTGAGGAGGGTAAGCTTTTGCCATGAAAAGACCAAGAAAGAGATGTATTCAGAGGAGTAAGAGTGAAGGGCTGAGTCGAAAGATTTTCCAAGTCTTGTGTATTTATCCCCTTTCCCAGCTTAGGGGTGAGAGAAAAAGGGTCATCAGGATCattagaaagagagaaagaaaactcAGATAAAGGAGAAGCAGAAGTAAGCCTGGCTTTGGTTTCATCCTCTGAAGACACGTCCAGTCTGCAAAGAGGACAAAATAAAATCTAAAGGTCAGTTGCTTCAGAAAGCACAATCTCCCAAGTATTTTAAAGATTATTTGCCTAAACAATTCTCATACATATATACCCATTTGTGTCCAAATGttacaatgaaaaataaaaaaaaaagtgtgacatGGTAAAACTGAATTGTTTGACACCTATACTAAAAATTTGCAGCTTTGGATAGCAACTGTCCATTATTATATTACTAAACTATAACCAAAACATGCCAAGAGTAAATGTCATTGCACCTTAGTGCTTTCTCGATGGCAACAAAAGACTTGAGAATTAGAATACTTGGAAGGAAAGTCTAGCTTTGAACTTTGGTGCTTGAAGTAGCCAGTCTCCGTTGCAGAAAAAGGAGGCATGAAAATTTAGATGAACAAGCctaaggttactaggctgtaagGGAGCAGAGCtcaaaacacttgaatctctgggGATTTCCTGATTTATGACTCATAATTCTAGGTATGAAGCCAAAATCAATCTCCATGTTCCAGGGAAAAACCAAAACAATTGTGCAACATCTTTTTTGATCTCTGTTGCAAACTTTCAGCTAcagttactaaggtgcgctcctGCATTAAACACACATTTTACTGCAAGtttggttggtggttgggaggcggggatagggctggccagacttatacggtctgtgcactgaagaggacagtacaaataaaaaagtagcacatatgaatttatcttcttgggcagactggatggaccgtgcaggtctttttctaccatcatctgctatgttactatgaggcatattttcaaagcactttgggaggctaagttccataggtttctatggaactttgggaggctaagtgctttgaaaatatgcctctatgttactatgtttactgcaagtcctattttatgcaatagaACCTAATTACTTACATAGTTTAATGACATTTTTGAATGTGCTATTAATTCTAGCTATTTCACAATACAAGATTTACTAGAACAGCAAAACAACAACTGATTATCCTGCTTTAAACATAAATAGACAAGTACTTTTTGTGCTGAAAGGTCAGTGTTAACATTAGCTTATTAGTAAAGATGGTAACTGAAGATAAAAAGTACTGATGGTGGTAAACATCTGCAAATAGAAAGAAaggaaacacagaaaaaaatagttGTAGACAAGGGCTAGCTGTTGATAGAATCATGATACTTTAAAAACATCCTAcacccaaaccactaggccagCACTGCATAAAAGGTTAGTCATAAAGAAACTTACACAGGGGGTCCACTCTTCCAACACCCCACAGAGCTACTACTTGCACAGAAAAGAGGCTTTGTAAAGCAAGAATGCCTGAGCCAAGATATACACTTGATTGCAAATGGGGAAATTACAAGGTTGATCAAAGAAAACTGTTATGTTAAGCTTAAAAGGAACAAGGTCGGGCAGTCATTCCTTCAAAGTGCCCACCTGCTTAAAAAGCCTCAGCCATCCAAATAATCTCAGATTTATAGAAACATTCTTTGGGGATTTTGTTCCAGCTGCATATTTGAACAATGATATAAATGGGTAACACCTTCTATTTTGACATAAAGTAGAATACTGGTTGATAGTAAAATGGCAAAATTGAAACGTTTTTTAAATATGAGCAATTTTGAAGGACTATGATTTATGTACATACATACAGTACATAAATAATAATTTTCAGACCCCCTGTAGATTTTGCAGGCCTGCAAGCCAGTTTACTaaagaaaccctcccccctccatggagTTTCTCCTTTAAAAATCCAGCACTGAGTTGGTACCTTGGGAAGTGTGAACCCTAAATATTGGGAAGTGTCAACTGTTAATGTAAGTATGCACTAACAGTTATCGCATGCTGCATAATTCAGTTCATTACAAGAACCCTCAAGTCCTATCAAGTGTTTGACACTATGGGAGGCCGTTTCTAATAGTCCAAGAAACTGCAAATCATGAAAGCCCTTAGAAGGAAGGTACTATATGCAAATTTACAAAAGGATTACCCATgcagtttctttttgaaaattaatatgACCAAAGTACCTGTTCTAAAAGCATCTGTTTTGTGCCTACTCTTCCTACAGGTGCACAGCAGAGAAAATAGCATAAGTACATTTGAAAACTGAATGCACACGTACTCTTTTCCTCCCTTGTCCTAAAGTCCATACCTCCTTTATCCCACAGCCTTTGCACACATTTGCTGCTCTGTTGAGGGCAACTTTCAACCAACTTTATCAAAATAAAAGGTTGAAAATTCCCTGTTTACTcaaaaaaatcaatcaatcatGAAATAAGACTGCATATGTTTTAGACAAGCAATTCAAAATGTATGATGTGGATATTCAAAGACTGACCTGGGCTTGACAGCTGAGGTTTTTGTGGTCCTTGCTGATGCCAAAGGTGGCTCTGGTTTCTTTTCCTCAGCCAGGTCCTCATCAAATGGATTGAATGGCTTCTTCTTGCTAAACTCATCTTCTCTGGGGGCTAGCTCAGAATCCTTCTTAGGATCGTTAAcgggtttttctctctcttccaaggagacatcAGAAAACGGCCAGTCTTCATTGTTTTTAGCAACATCCTTCTTTCCTGTCACAAGAGATAGCAGAGATGACTTCTTGCTTTCTTTTGTTTCCTTAGGTTCGTTAACAGGTTTTTCTCGCTCTTCCAAGAAGGCTTCAGAAAACGGCCCATCTTCATTGCTTTTAGCAACATCCTTCTTTCCTGTCACAAGAGATAATAGAGAGGACTTCTTGCTCTCTTTTGTTTCCTTAGGAGGATCACCGTTTACAGGAGTGATGCTGTCCTGGGATTCTTCaagtgctggcttctgcttctcTGGCTTTTTCTCCCCTTTCGTTTCTTTTGGAGGGTTGAAACTTGCAAGTGTATTGCTGCCCCCAGATTCCTCACTGGCCGAAGCCTTGTAGGCTGGCATTGTCATTGATTTGAGGGCATCTTTAGATAATGATCTTGGCACGTTTTTGTCAGCAAGAATGCCTGCAGTTGTGGCCCCTTCTTCCAAGCTTCTGGAAGAGAGATTTTCTGCTGATGCATACACTGGTGTTTTCCTAAAACCCAGAGGTGAACTACTGAGGTTACTGTCCTTTGATAGGGTGTCACTTTTAGGTTCAGTATTCTCCATATAAACATGGTTTCCATTAATGCACAAATTGGATCGTGTGATAGGGTCATTCTTCGACCGAAGGCCACTGAAGAAGGAGAGCCCTTCTTTCTTGGTGTTGCCAGAGGTCATCTGATTCATCTGACTGGGATCTGCACTGATGGTTCTTTTGTGAGACATAATTACTGGAAGATGAGACAACTTTGAAGATCggccttctgttttgttttgaaacagatctggaaaaaagaaattaaatagcaAAAACATTGATTTCTATCCTGTTGTCTTAGGCTGTACACACTAAATGACGGAATTTGTGGCACCTAGACAATTTGCTGTATGAGTCTGACACATGTATGCACTAATAAGACAGAAAAAAAGCATTTGAGCATAGAAAAACCATCAAGATGGAAGaattctgggggtcttttacttaggtatGCTGGTGTTTTTACtgcgcgctaaaaataggcatgcgctaagtGCTAaatacgcccataggaatatattggcatctttagcgtttaacgcgtgactatttttagcgtgcgctaaaaacaccagcacgcctaagtaaaagacccccttctcATCAGTGCTTCCCTGACAGTTGAAGCATACAAACTTTATAAATCAACAGTACTAAAATTTACTCAGGGACCCACACTAGCCACTAGGGCTGCTGCAAGGGTACTTTGTGCCCTAAGCAATCCTTCAATCTTGTGCCCTCCTCAATTCGTTTTCAGACACCTAGGCCCCTATCCTTCAGATTTTGAAAATTAAGCACAACAATCATAATTACCCCAAAGCACCCCTTTCACAAAAATCCTGTAAAGTGGTGGTTTTTAATTTTAAAGTTGGTTTCACATTATAATAGGGGTGATTGTTGCCTTTCTAAAATAAGTGTGAGTTTGAGAAATTTTATAGGTGCCTCATTGTACAAAGCGCTTTTGTGCCTTTATACAATGGGCTCCTACAATAACCAAGTCGTACACAAAGCCACTCACACAATTCACATCTGCTCCAAAGCAGGAgtaaaatatgtgtgtgtgtgcactctGTAAAGTAAATGCATACATCACTGCCCAAATTATACTCCCAGTAACACCTACATGCAGACCACATAAAAGCAGGCAATATTTTCTTGGTGCCTACTTTTTACACAtgtatagggtatgatacatacctgtagcagttgttctccgaggacagcaggctgattgttctcacgactgggtgacgtccgcggcagcccccaccaaccggaaaaagcttcgcgggacggtcgacatgcagggcacgcccaccgcgcatgcgcggcagtcttcccgcccgtgtgcgaccgctcccgccagttgaataactagcaaaagatgaaacacacaactccaaaggggaggagggagggtaggtgagaacaatcagcctgctgtcctcggagaacaactgctacaggtatgtatcataccctttctccgaggacaagcaggctgcttgttctcacgactggggtatccctagctctcaggctcactcaaaacaagaacccaggtcaattgaacctcgcaacggagAGGGTACAACaggaattgacctacgaagaacaactaactgagagtgcagcctgaccagaataaatgcgggtcctggagggtggagttggatttacaccccaaacagattctgcagcaccgactgcccgaaccgactgtcgcgtcgggtatcctgctggaggcagtaatgtgatgtgaatgtgtggacagatgaccacgtcgcagccttgcaaatctctgcaatagtggctgacttcaagtgggccaccgacgctgccatggctctaacactatgagccgtgacatgaccctcaagagtcagcccagcctgggcgtaagtgaaggaaatgcaatctgctagccaattagagatggtgcgtttcccgacagcgacccctagcctgttagggtcgaaagaaataaacaattgggcggactgtctgttgggctgcgtccgctccaagtagaaggccaatgctctcttgcagtccaatgtgtgcaactgacgttcagcagggcgggtatgcggcctggggaagaatgttggcaagacaattgactggttaagatggaactccgacaccaccttcggcaggaactttgggtgggtgcggagcactactctgttgtgatgaaatttggtatatggagcatgagctactagggcttgaagctcactgaccctacgagctgaagtaactgccaccaagaaaatgaccttccaggtcaagtacttcagatggcaggtattcagtggctcaaaaggaggtttcatcagctgagtgaggacgacgttgagatcccatgacactgtaggaggcttgatagggggctttgacaaaagcaagcctctcatgaatcgaactactaaaggctctccagagatggctttaccttccacacgataatggtaagcactaatcgcactaaggtgattccttactgagttggtcttgaggccagactccgataagtgcagaaggtattcaagcaggttctgtgcagggcaagaacgaggttctagggccttgctctcacaccac from Microcaecilia unicolor unplaced genomic scaffold, aMicUni1.1, whole genome shotgun sequence encodes:
- the LOC115458963 gene encoding rab11 family-interacting protein 1-like — translated: MSLIQQSQVWFPTHVQVTVLQAKALRTKGKAGTNDAYCIIQLGKEKYSTSVSEKSLAPVWKEEATFELPLLHQGNQERCTLYVIVMHRALVGLDKFLGQAALNLWDLHQDKNRRKCQWYKLQSKPGKKEKERGQVEIDVQFMRNNMTASMFDLSMKEKSQSPFRKLKDKIKRKQHDGLPDTASAIVPSITRSAADSDEENAPQKEKEKKKNKIKTLFSKSGLQKNTLSQSMTVLPTFQPGPVVSEKTVLRPSDFKPCFDDVPLSPTSEDLFQNKTEGRSSKLSHLPVIMSHKRTISADPSQMNQMTSGNTKKEGLSFFSGLRSKNDPITRSNLCINGNHVYMENTEPKSDTLSKDSNLSSSPLGFRKTPVYASAENLSSRSLEEGATTAGILADKNVPRSLSKDALKSMTMPAYKASASEESGGSNTLASFNPPKETKGEKKPEKQKPALEESQDSITPVNGDPPKETKESKKSSLLSLVTGKKDVAKSNEDGPFSEAFLEEREKPVNEPKETKESKKSSLLSLVTGKKDVAKNNEDWPFSDVSLEEREKPVNDPKKDSELAPREDEFSKKKPFNPFDEDLAEEKKPEPPLASARTTKTSAVKPRLDVSSEDETKARLTSASPLSEFSFSLSNDPDDPFSLTPKLGKGINTQDLENLSTQPFTLTPLNTSLSWSFHGKSLPSSKESLTNSGLSEPQNEPLNNNSSTSDDISNSHSEKPFSSWEKMMITKKPNETKEVQIVTPFTEQSINAKSSVESLLGEIKGKKENLNSLQALDAELQDRSLPDQHKEKSHEGQTVKSFLGNRLFSSKCDEVYTLNTSSSKTKITSLNSSKIRTNSEDKEMFVPTKVDESLKEREFIHQLDSTLILLNKHEAISSPNEDHQERNESMFFLNEMASNKQGAVTGLADVITPGVHDVRSKSEEQTTNNQLLHKEPPKAAARVQTQPMKEGTKEGSITEIESKPVPPKPMPRKLNKIESNCSTNSVSLTSESFLTDSTVSALKSVVHKESPLKLESEPEKTPVLLDASTLESHNTDDDDKGSQSKADFSKDLFRGDELPVIPERPEDEWLMDRSKEEEVSEEHPSNRPYSVDQMESSNHILSEETWHPKSRTYLSEKQSDQFRANKANQNVASEDNKQVSYPNKSNQQKSDQLMGINDITESSKSDGFDVHKNNSQNKSNPFLSDRSFSSPSALSSSSGSQLPSNTNHSYRTESSKSPTAESSDKAENTGKKKLLQAWVSPSETHPIQTRQSDGMVSAKHRPHPVKPMNTTQTRTSTTSSFGTLGKNQENIIEFNAK